In Takifugu flavidus isolate HTHZ2018 chromosome 5, ASM371156v2, whole genome shotgun sequence, the following proteins share a genomic window:
- the rnf180a gene encoding uncharacterized protein rnf180a isoform X2: MSSCVGASGVPGSSRAGDHVCEDTGEELNNINITCRAGRQRLGDAGPGGEGRSGGLEQLARPPLPGRKAHRKTHQGRWREGIQERELAEHVVDNERRRGLQRWTERTEAHAESSPFRQGREVIETLSGSNSDVLSNEVSEAAEGSSFQMGKSDTITSTVCLNAPSPRSPAGAMCSAPLHPSIQTRSASLSSRTSAEEPHHYPCTSSREPDPFWVVVRTGAGAGTSSQNQHTRTPIPSVSGSEQGEEEGEQEEEEEEEGEDGDGGGGGVMEVTSQGVTSVAVRPHAPAAERRMSKREKKRVKYLRRRQRRREVWRQGQLQESQQSSTGNASGSSSGSSSEEEEGAGEREGYICAVCLDVYFSPYMCHPCNHIFCEPCLRTLARNSPANTPCPLCRTVITHVFFQKELNQTARTFFPKEYLSRKQNFQKASCAKWPLPSCRKLFHIFGGFQRQPATVARRQLPRGGGYQLDSLDFRGDARGWRLDMDMRTAQKERRRS, translated from the exons ATGAGCTCCTGCGTGGGAGCTTCTGGTGTTCCAGGTTCAAGCAGGGCTGGAGATCATGTTTGCGAGGACACCGGTGAGGAGCTCAACAATATCAATATCACATGCagagcaggaagacaaaggcTAGGGGACGCAGGCccgggaggagagggaaggtcTGGTGGCCTGGAGCAGCTGGCGAGGCCTCCACTGCCAGGACGGAAGGCCCACAGGAAGACCCACcaaggaagatggagagagggaatCCAAGAGAGGGAACTGGCTGAACACGTAGTGGACaatgagagaagaagagggctacAGAGATGGACTGAAAGGACCGAGGCGCATGCTGAAAGTTCCCCGTTCAGGCAGGGACGAGAAGTTATTGAAACTTTGTCTGGCAGCAACTCTGACGTCCTGTCAAATGAGGtttcagaagctgctgaaggatccagctTCCAGATGGGAAAAAGTGACACTATCACCTCAACCGTCTGTTTAAATGCCCCGTCTCCTCGGTCACCAGCGGGCGCCATgtgctctgctcctcttcatccttccatccagaCTAGATCTGCATCTCTGTCATCCCGGACATCGGCTGAGGAGCCGCACCATTACCCCTGCACTTCAAGCCGGGAGCCAGATCCATTCTGGGTGGTGGTGAGAACAGGGGCAGGAGCTGGCACATCGTCCCAAAACCAGCACACTCGGACCCCCATTCCATCTGTCAGCGGCTCCGAGcaaggtgaagaggaaggggagcaggaggaggaggaggaggaggagggagaagatggtGACGGGGGAGGCGGAGGTGTGATGGAGGTGACGAGCCAAGGCGTGACTTCGGTGGCTGTGAGGCCACATGCTCccgcagcagagaggaggatgagtaaacgggagaagaagagggtgaAGTAtctgaggaggaggcagaggaggagggaggtgtggagaCAAGGTCAACTGCAGGAGAGTCAGCAG AGTTCCACAGGGAACGCatccggcagcagcagcggcagcagcagtgaggaggaggagggcgcgGGGGAGCGAGAAGGTTACATCTGCGCGGTGTGCTTGGACGTCTACTTCAGTCCTTACATGTGTCACCCCTGCAACCACATCTTCTGTGAACCCTGTCTGAGGACGCTGGCGAGGAACAGCCCCGCCAACACTCCCTGCCCCCTCTGCAGGACGGTCATCACACACGTCTTCTTCCAGAAGG AGCTGAACCAAACGGCAAGGACGTTCTTCCCGAAGGAATACCTCTCTCGGAAGCAGAACTTCCAGAAGGCCAGCTGCGCCAAGTGGCCCCTCCCGAGCTGCCGGAAGCTCTTCCACATCTTTGGAG GCTTTCAGAGACAGCCTGCCACCGTGGCCAGACGTCAGCTCCCCCGCGGTGGAGGCTACCAGCTGGACAGCCTGGACTTCCGGGGTGATGCTCGAGGCTGGCGCTTGGACATGGACATG CGGACGGCACAGAAGGAACGCAGGAGAAGCTAA
- the c7a gene encoding complement component C7, whose protein sequence is MKPSLVLPWLLLLFISKGLCNHMINCQWGPFGDWSECDGCTKSQTRSRVMAVYAQFGGNPCQGSRSETRPCETTKGCPLQEGCGDRFRCRSGKCISQSLVCNGDQDCEEDGLDEQCPTEKFIICTKSTLPPNIELLGLGFDVVSGRRKASVINTKSFGGQCRTIYSGVHQTIYRLPLSTLQYSFMVKVQNDFSDEMFSSKWHYAKSIIQRQTTTGTTTGYRNYDFQETKDRTRMQKVLILKNDVEVAQFQSNSPRYIPLSEELWKALVKLPSVYDYAAYRQLLERFGTHYLSEGSLGGSFKVVAKIDEETAQYMRTERTDYNECDRTKRWILFFPITHVKCRSGHQYNRFSTGDRKRNHLSRVDVDGGGVQHIAALKTMNLDDPNRNWEMYSNWADSVRSFPQVTKQKLRPLSELVKEVQCAGVKKIYLRRAIEQYLSESAPCHCRPCSNNGLVFTDGDNCKCVCKPGTSGLACEQGAEVEGQPGVIHGSWACWSAWSSCSGARRSRSRSCSNPAPQNGGQHCSGESTETSDCEEDELIYLKTMEPQCFDLTLPESHKCGNPPPLINGYILDPKDIYIVGSKVEYTCTSGFYLTGHSTIECTENKSWSGRPGFCQISACKLGPLADGVIADPIHKVFGIGDIVSLSCPEGRQLLGESTIMCDPSLNFSPDPATISCSPVEKPKIVPQIQCQPWEKSSKGKCVCKTPFECSSSLEVCTTTTATMRKRPILLTVCQMQALKCMGRIHVLADEGVCTWPRRNTTGCRNCHMWERCDDQTNECSCRDSADCSNPGTNVCVRVGEDGGNQTMSECEAGLKRCKGEQVSVVSILPCAG, encoded by the exons ATGAAG CCCTCATTGGTCTTGCCatggctgctgcttcttttcatTTCTAAAGG ATTGTGCAATCACATGATTAATTGCCAGTGGGGGCCGTTTGGTGACTGGTCAGAGTGCGACGGCTGCACAAAGTCGCAG ACTAGAAGCAGAGTTATGGCTGTTTATGCTCAGTTTGGAGGCAACCCCTGCCAAGGAAGTCGGAGTGAAACCAGACCCTGCGAAACCACTAAAGgctgccccctacaggaggGATGCGGAGATCGGTTTCGTTGTAGATCGG GAAAGTGCATTAGCCAGTCCCTGGTGTGTAACGGAGATCAGGACTGTGAGGAGGACGGACTTGATGAGCAATGCCCCACTGAGAAGTTCATCATATGTACAAAATCAACCCTGCCCCCAAACATTGAACTTTTAGGATTAGG GTTCGACGTGGTGTCAGGAAGGAGGAAAGCCAGCGTCATCAACACAAAAAGCTTTGGGGGCCAGTGCCGAACCATCTACAGCGGCGTCCACCAAACCATCTACAGGCTTCCCCTCAGCACACTCCAGTACAGCTTCATG gtcaaagttcagaacGACTTCAGTGATGAGATGTTCTCCAGCAAATGGCACTACGCTAAGAGCATCATCCAACGACAAACAACTACCGGAACCACGACCGGGTACCGAAACTACGACTTTcaagaaacaaaagacagaactcGG ATGCAGAAGGTTTTGATTTTAAAGAATGACGTCGAGGTGGCCCAGTTCCAAAGCAACTCTCCTCGGTACATCCCATTATCCGAGGAGCTGTGGAAGGCGCTGGTCAAACTCCCATCGGTTTACGACTACGCCGCCTACAGGCAGCTTTTGGAACGCTTCGGCACACACTACCTGTCTGAGGGAAGTCTCGGGGGGTCGTTCAAGGTCGTTGCTAAGATCGACGAAGAAACCGCACAATACATGA GGACAGAAAGAACTGACTACAATGAGTGCGACAGGACCAAGCGCTGGATTCTGTTCTTCCCCATCACTCACGTTAAATGCAGAAGTGGTCACCAGTATAACAGATTCTCAACTG GCGACAGGAAGAGAAACCACCTGTCTCGGGTGGACGTGGACGGAGGCGGCGTCCAACATATCGCGGCGCTGAAGACCATGAACCTCGACGATCCCAACAGGAACTGGGAAATGTACTCAAACTGGGCGGACTCCGTGCGATCGTTTCCACAGGTCACAAAACAAAAG CTGCGGCCGTTGTCAGAGCTGGTGAAGGAGGTTCAGTGTGCTGGCGTGAAGAAGATCTACCTCCGCAGGGCCATAGAACAGTACCTGTCTGAGAGCGCCCCCTGCCACTGCCGGCCCTGCAGCAACAACGGCCTGGTGTTCACCGACGGAGACaactgcaaatgtgtgtgtaagCCTGGAACATCGGGCCTGGCCTGTGAGCAAGGAGCTGAAGTAGAGGGTCAGCCGG GCGTGATTCACGGTAGCTGGGCCTGCTGGTCTGCCTGGTCATCGTGCTCTGGTGCCCGGAGATCAAGAAGCCGCTCCTGCTCCAACCCTGCCCCCCAGAACGGGGGGCAGCACTGCTCTGGAGAATCCACCGAGACATCCGACTGCGAGGAGGACGAGCTGATATACTTAAA AACAATGGAGCCGCAGTGCTTTGACCTAACGCTCCCCGAGAGTCACAAATGTGGAAACCCGCCTCCTCTGATCAATGGCTACATCTTG GATCCAAAGGACATTTACATCGTCGGCAGTAAGGTGGAGTACACCTGCACGAGTGGATTCTATCTGACTGGTCACAGCACAATAGAATGCACTGAAAACAAATCCTGGTCCGGCAGGCCCGGATTCTGTCAAA TATCAGCGTGCAAACTGGGACCGCTTGCTGACGGCGTCATCGCTGATCCCATACACAAGGTCTTTGGCATCGGGGACATCGTCAGCTTGTCTTGTCCGGAGGGCCGGCAGCTTTTAGGGGAGTCCACGATTATGTGTGACCCCAGTCTGAATTTTTCACCTGATCCGGCGACTATCAGCTGCAGCCCAG TGGAAAAACCAAAGATAGTTCCTCAGATCCAATGTCAACCATGGGAGAAGTCTTCgaaaggaaagtgtgtgtgtaagacgCCTTTTGAGTGCAG TTCGTCTCTGGAGGtgtgcaccaccaccaccgccaccatgAGGAAAAGGCCCATCCTCCTGACGGTTTGTCAGATGCAGGCGCTGAAGTGCATGGGGAGAATCCATGTGCTGGCAGATGAAGGCGTTTGCACATGGCCCAGACGTAACACGACAGGCTGCCGCAACTGCCACATGTGGGAGCGCTGTGATG atCAAACCAATGAGTGCAGCTGCCGGGACTCTGCAGACTGCTCCAACCCGGGAACAAATGTATGCGTCCGTGTcggggaagatggaggaaatcAGACAATGAGTGAGTGTGAAGCTGGACTAAAGCGCTGCAAAGGAGAACAAGTGTCTGTTGTCAGTATCCTGCCTTGCGCCGGCTGA
- the rgs7bpa gene encoding regulator of G-protein signaling 7-binding protein A isoform X1, which yields MSSASNGRKNRPRSAGNIFQIGKPPYRDPQRRESTESTRKAQRAVADCRMVVQEFNTLVALYRELVISIGEITVDCPSLRAEMLKTRTKGCEVARAAHHSLSLISGPEDGEIHPEICRLFIQLQCCLEMYITEMLKSVCLLGSLQLHRKGREPCGPRGVDSRAEDSSDIPILEDTSSSHTDCPQLCWLVATDIENIEKDMRDMKNLLSKLRETMPLPLKNQGEEDTDAHTYTHTHTHTHTHTHRYTPALHQPSYKRVCVFLYLLDTEYQTMHSTSKVGTFLGIEDILPGPHNFKGQFRVKTWF from the exons ATGAGTTCTGCATCGAATGGGCGCAAAAACCGCCCCAGATCTGCCGGGAATATCTTCCAGATCGGCAAGCCTCCTTACCGAGAcccacagaggagggagagcaccGAGAGTACCCGCAAAGCCCAGCGCGCCGTGGCCGACTGCAGAATG GTCGTTCAAGAGTTCAACACGTTGGTGGCTCTGTACCGTGAGCTGGTCATCTCCATCGGGGAAATCACTGTGGACTGCCCTTCGCTCCGGGCCGAGATGCTGAAGACCCGAACCAAAGGCTGTGAAGTTGCGAGAGCCGCGCACCACAGCCTCTCCTTGATATCGGG GCCAGAAGACGGGGAGATCCACCCTGAGATCTGCAGGCTCTTCATCCAGCTGCAGTGCTGTCTGGAGATGTACATCACCGAGATGCTCAAATCGGTCTGCCTGCTCGGATccctgcagctccacaggaaAG gcagagaacCCTGCGGGCCCCGCGGAGTGGACAGTCGGGCTGAGGACAGCTCAGACATCCCCATCCTGGAGGACACGTCTTCCTCCCACACTGACTGTCCTCAGCTGTGCTGGCTGGTGGCCACTGACATCGAAAACATCGAGAA GGACATGAGGGACATGAAGAATCTTCTCAGTAAACTCAGGGAGACGATGCCTTTACCGCTGAAAAACCAAGGTGAGGAGGACAcggacgcacacacatacacacacacacacacacacacacacacacacacacacaggtacacaccaGCGCTGCATCAACCCAGTTacaaaagagtgtgtgtgttcttgtatttgctaGATACTGAGTACCAAACGATGCATTccactagcaaagtggggacatttttgggaattgaggacattttgcccggtcctcacaacttcaaaggccAATttagggttaagacatggttttaa
- the rgs7bpa gene encoding regulator of G-protein signaling 7-binding protein A isoform X3 — MLKTRTKGCEVARAAHHSLSLISGPEDGEIHPEICRLFIQLQCCLEMYITEMLKSVCLLGSLQLHRKGREPCGPRGVDSRAEDSSDIPILEDTSSSHTDCPQLCWLVATDIENIEKDMRDMKNLLSKLRETMPLPLKNQGEEDTDAHTYTHTHTHTHTHTHRYTPALHQPSYKRVCVFLYLLDTEYQTMHSTSKVGTFLGIEDILPGPHNFKGQFRVKTWF, encoded by the exons ATGCTGAAGACCCGAACCAAAGGCTGTGAAGTTGCGAGAGCCGCGCACCACAGCCTCTCCTTGATATCGGG GCCAGAAGACGGGGAGATCCACCCTGAGATCTGCAGGCTCTTCATCCAGCTGCAGTGCTGTCTGGAGATGTACATCACCGAGATGCTCAAATCGGTCTGCCTGCTCGGATccctgcagctccacaggaaAG gcagagaacCCTGCGGGCCCCGCGGAGTGGACAGTCGGGCTGAGGACAGCTCAGACATCCCCATCCTGGAGGACACGTCTTCCTCCCACACTGACTGTCCTCAGCTGTGCTGGCTGGTGGCCACTGACATCGAAAACATCGAGAA GGACATGAGGGACATGAAGAATCTTCTCAGTAAACTCAGGGAGACGATGCCTTTACCGCTGAAAAACCAAGGTGAGGAGGACAcggacgcacacacatacacacacacacacacacacacacacacacacacacacaggtacacaccaGCGCTGCATCAACCCAGTTacaaaagagtgtgtgtgttcttgtatttgctaGATACTGAGTACCAAACGATGCATTccactagcaaagtggggacatttttgggaattgaggacattttgcccggtcctcacaacttcaaaggccAATttagggttaagacatggttttaa
- the rgs7bpa gene encoding regulator of G-protein signaling 7-binding protein A isoform X2 — protein sequence MSSASNGRKNRPRSAGNIFQIGKPPYRDPQRRESTESTRKAQRAVADCRMVVQEFNTLVALYRELVISIGEITVDCPSLRAEMLKTRTKGCEVARAAHHSLSLISGPEDGEIHPEICRLFIQLQCCLEMYITEMLKSVCLLGSLQLHRKGREPCGPRGVDSRAEDSSDIPILEDTSSSHTDCPQLCWLVATDIENIEKDMRDMKNLLSKLRETMPLPLKNQDDSSLLNLTPYPLVRQRKRRFFGLCCLVTS from the exons ATGAGTTCTGCATCGAATGGGCGCAAAAACCGCCCCAGATCTGCCGGGAATATCTTCCAGATCGGCAAGCCTCCTTACCGAGAcccacagaggagggagagcaccGAGAGTACCCGCAAAGCCCAGCGCGCCGTGGCCGACTGCAGAATG GTCGTTCAAGAGTTCAACACGTTGGTGGCTCTGTACCGTGAGCTGGTCATCTCCATCGGGGAAATCACTGTGGACTGCCCTTCGCTCCGGGCCGAGATGCTGAAGACCCGAACCAAAGGCTGTGAAGTTGCGAGAGCCGCGCACCACAGCCTCTCCTTGATATCGGG GCCAGAAGACGGGGAGATCCACCCTGAGATCTGCAGGCTCTTCATCCAGCTGCAGTGCTGTCTGGAGATGTACATCACCGAGATGCTCAAATCGGTCTGCCTGCTCGGATccctgcagctccacaggaaAG gcagagaacCCTGCGGGCCCCGCGGAGTGGACAGTCGGGCTGAGGACAGCTCAGACATCCCCATCCTGGAGGACACGTCTTCCTCCCACACTGACTGTCCTCAGCTGTGCTGGCTGGTGGCCACTGACATCGAAAACATCGAGAA GGACATGAGGGACATGAAGAATCTTCTCAGTAAACTCAGGGAGACGATGCCTTTACCGCTGAAAAACCAAG ACGACAGCAGCCTGCTGAACCTGACTCCCTACCCACTGGTCCGGCAGAGGAAGAGGCGGTTCTTTGGGCTGTGTTGCTTGGTCACCAGCTAA
- the plcxd3 gene encoding PI-PLC X domain-containing protein 3 — translation MASSHGRSDLRFVDWMASLPQSMHTIPLTNLAIPGSHDSFSFYIDEASPVGPEQPETVQNFVSVFGTVAKKLMRKWLATQTMNFTSQLEAGIRFFDLRISTKPRDPENELFFAHGLFSATVRAGLEQISSFLSAHAREVVFLDFNHFYGVQNLHHEKLVAMLKEVFGDKLCPVVFAQEVTLQYLWEKEYQVLVFYHHPMALEVPFLWPGQMMPSPWANTTDPEKLIQFLQASVTDRRRKGTFFVSQVVLTPKASTVMKGVASGLRETITERALPSMMQWIRSQRPGENGINIITADFVELGEFISAVISLNYHLDDDEDDAT, via the exons ATGGCTTCGTCTCACGGGAGAAGTGACCTGCGCTTTGTAGACTGGATGGCAAGTTTACCGCAGAGCATGCACACCATCCCGCTCACCAACCTGGCTATCCCCG GTTCCCATGATTCCTTCAGCTTCTACATTGACGAGGCGTCTCCAGTGGGTCCCGAGCAACCGGAGACGGTGCAGaactttgtttctgttttcGGCACGGTGGCCAAGAAGCTAATGAGGAAGTGGTTGGCCACGCAGACCATGAACTTCACCAGCCAGCTGGAGGCTGGGATACGCTTCTTCGACCTGCGCATCTCGACCAAGCCCCGCGACCCAGAGAACGAGCTGTTCTTCGCCCACGGACTCTTCAGTGCAACG GTGAGAGCGGGTCTGGAACAGATCAGTAGCTTCCTGTCGGCTCATGCCCGAGAGGTGGTGTTCCTGGACTTCAATCACTTCTACGGCGTGCAGAACCTGCACCACGAGAAGCTGGTGGCCATGTTAAAAGAGGTGTTTGGAGACAAACTCTGCCCGGTCGTCTTCGCACAAGAG gTGACTCTACAGTATCTGTGGGAGAAGGAGTACCAGGTGCTTGTCTTCTACCACCACCCCATGGCCCTGGAGGTGCCTTTCCTGTGGCCGGGCCAGATGATGCCCTCTCCCTGGGCCAACACGACAGATCCAGAGAAGCTGATCCAGTTTCTCCAAGCGTCCGTCACTGACCGCAG GAGGAAAGGGACATTCTTTGTCTCCCAGGTGGTTCTGACACCGAAGGCGAGCACTGTGATGAAGGGTGTGGCCAGCGGGCTGAGGGAGACCATCACAGaaag GGCCTTGCCCAGCATGATGCAGTGGATCCGGTCGCAGCGGCCCGGGGAGAACGGCATCAACATCATCACGGCCGACTTCGTGGAGCTGGGAGAGTTCATCAGCGCCGTCATCAGCCTCAACTATCACCTGGACGACGACGAGGACGACGCCACCTGA
- the rnf180a gene encoding uncharacterized protein rnf180a isoform X1, producing MSSCVGASGVPGSSRAGDHVCEDTGEELNNINITCRAGRQRLGDAGPGGEGRSGGLEQLARPPLPGRKAHRKTHQGRWREGIQERELAEHVVDNERRRGLQRWTERTEAHAESSPFRQGREVIETLSGSNSDVLSNEVSEAAEGSSFQMGKSDTITSTVCLNAPSPRSPAGAMCSAPLHPSIQTRSASLSSRTSAEEPHHYPCTSSREPDPFWVVVRTGAGAGTSSQNQHTRTPIPSVSGSEQGEEEGEQEEEEEEEGEDGDGGGGGVMEVTSQGVTSVAVRPHAPAAERRMSKREKKRVKYLRRRQRRREVWRQGQLQESQQSSTGNASGSSSGSSSEEEEGAGEREGYICAVCLDVYFSPYMCHPCNHIFCEPCLRTLARNSPANTPCPLCRTVITHVFFQKELNQTARTFFPKEYLSRKQNFQKASCAKWPLPSCRKLFHIFGGFQRQPATVARRQLPRGGGYQLDSLDFRGDARGWRLDMDMVIIYIYSVNWVVGFFVFCFLCYLFFPSF from the exons ATGAGCTCCTGCGTGGGAGCTTCTGGTGTTCCAGGTTCAAGCAGGGCTGGAGATCATGTTTGCGAGGACACCGGTGAGGAGCTCAACAATATCAATATCACATGCagagcaggaagacaaaggcTAGGGGACGCAGGCccgggaggagagggaaggtcTGGTGGCCTGGAGCAGCTGGCGAGGCCTCCACTGCCAGGACGGAAGGCCCACAGGAAGACCCACcaaggaagatggagagagggaatCCAAGAGAGGGAACTGGCTGAACACGTAGTGGACaatgagagaagaagagggctacAGAGATGGACTGAAAGGACCGAGGCGCATGCTGAAAGTTCCCCGTTCAGGCAGGGACGAGAAGTTATTGAAACTTTGTCTGGCAGCAACTCTGACGTCCTGTCAAATGAGGtttcagaagctgctgaaggatccagctTCCAGATGGGAAAAAGTGACACTATCACCTCAACCGTCTGTTTAAATGCCCCGTCTCCTCGGTCACCAGCGGGCGCCATgtgctctgctcctcttcatccttccatccagaCTAGATCTGCATCTCTGTCATCCCGGACATCGGCTGAGGAGCCGCACCATTACCCCTGCACTTCAAGCCGGGAGCCAGATCCATTCTGGGTGGTGGTGAGAACAGGGGCAGGAGCTGGCACATCGTCCCAAAACCAGCACACTCGGACCCCCATTCCATCTGTCAGCGGCTCCGAGcaaggtgaagaggaaggggagcaggaggaggaggaggaggaggagggagaagatggtGACGGGGGAGGCGGAGGTGTGATGGAGGTGACGAGCCAAGGCGTGACTTCGGTGGCTGTGAGGCCACATGCTCccgcagcagagaggaggatgagtaaacgggagaagaagagggtgaAGTAtctgaggaggaggcagaggaggagggaggtgtggagaCAAGGTCAACTGCAGGAGAGTCAGCAG AGTTCCACAGGGAACGCatccggcagcagcagcggcagcagcagtgaggaggaggagggcgcgGGGGAGCGAGAAGGTTACATCTGCGCGGTGTGCTTGGACGTCTACTTCAGTCCTTACATGTGTCACCCCTGCAACCACATCTTCTGTGAACCCTGTCTGAGGACGCTGGCGAGGAACAGCCCCGCCAACACTCCCTGCCCCCTCTGCAGGACGGTCATCACACACGTCTTCTTCCAGAAGG AGCTGAACCAAACGGCAAGGACGTTCTTCCCGAAGGAATACCTCTCTCGGAAGCAGAACTTCCAGAAGGCCAGCTGCGCCAAGTGGCCCCTCCCGAGCTGCCGGAAGCTCTTCCACATCTTTGGAG GCTTTCAGAGACAGCCTGCCACCGTGGCCAGACGTCAGCTCCCCCGCGGTGGAGGCTACCAGCTGGACAGCCTGGACTTCCGGGGTGATGCTCGAGGCTGGCGCTTGGACATGGACATGGTCATCATTTACATCTACTCGGTCAACTGGGTGGTCGGCTTCTTcgtcttctgcttcctctgttacctcttctttccttctttttga